TATGCTcaccaacaataataacatcAGTATAATTAATTAAGTTCACACCAGCactaaaattataaacaaaagcCTTATCTGCTATTTATTGATTTTCAGCTAAAACTGCATAGCATCAGCAACGGCAGAAAACACATGGCTAAAATCGATAAAAGCCGTTAAATGTTTTATTCGTCCTTTGTTATGGGGTACTGGATTCATAACTGCTATTTATCAACAATGCGTCATAACAAGAACATGatactataatgtaaattcatGCATTCATGTCTTACATCTATGGCATATAATGACTATACATATTACGTTAACGTGGTTACTCTAAAATACCAAAACAATGGCTTATTCCCACTCATACTGTTCATTGCATATAATAGTTCATATTCAGTACATTAATGAGTACACTGCTACATCAATTCATTTTTGTGCAGTTTGTTATACAGTTTTTTATACAGCTCCCTATAATTCTCTTACCCTTTCTATCTGGTCCAATAGAGAGATTATTGCGTCTAAAGACcgtattatgtaatattttcaTTGACTGAAAGATTAATGTAATCATTGAGCAATAGTtttatcagttaggagactcaAGCAGAGTGTCTCAATACGGTACTTCGAATTACTTATGAGCTACAGTATGCCACTTTCTATATGAGCTACGGTATGTCACCTTATATATGTGCTACGGTATGTCATCTTATATATGTGCTACAATATGTCACCTTATATATGAGCTACGGTATGTAACCTATTATATGAGCTACGGTATGTCCCCTTATATATGAGCTACGGTATGTAACCTTATATGAGCTACGGTATATCACCTTATATATGAGCTACAGTATGTAACCTTACATCTGTGCTATGGTATGTAACCTTATATACTGTATGAGCTATGATTTGTAACCTTATATATGAGCTACGGTATGTCACCTTATATATGTGCTACGGTATGTCCCCTTGTATATGCGCTACGGTATGTCACCTTATATATGTGCTATGGTATGTCACCTTATATATGAGCTACGGTATGTCACCTTATATATGAGCTACGGTATGTCCCCTTATGTATGTGCTACGGTATATCACCTTATCTATGAGCTACGGTATGTCACCTTATATATGTGCTACGGTATGTCACCTTATATATGTGCTACGATATGTAACCTTATATATGAGCTACGGTATGTCACCTTATATATGAGCTACGGTATGTCCCCTTATGTATGTGCTACGGTATATCACCTTATCTATGAGCTACGGTATGTCCCCTTATATATGAGCTACAGTATATCACCTTATATATGAGCTACGGTATGTAACCTTATATATGTGCTACAGTATGTCACCTTATATATGAGCTACGGTATGTAACCTTATATATGTGCTACAGTATGTCACCTTATATATGAGCTATGGTATGTAACCTTATATATGTGCTACGGTATGTAAccttatatatgtgctagtgtTTGTCACCTTATATATGTGCTATGGTATGTCACCTTATGTATGAGCTGCGGTATGTCACCTTATATGAGCTATGGTATGTCACCTTATATATGAGCTACGGTATGTCACCTTATGAGCTATGGTATGTCACCTTATGCATGTGCTACAGTATGTCACCTTATATATGAGCTACGGTATGTCCCCTTATATATGAGCTACGGTATGTCACCTTATATATGTGCTACGGTATGTCACTTTACATATGAGCTACGGCATGTCACCTTATATATGAGCTACAGTATGTAACCTTATATATGAGCTACGGTATGTCCCCTTATATATGTGCTATGGTATGTCACCTTATATATGAGCTACGGTTTGTCACCTTATATATGTGCTACGGTATGTCACCTTATATATGAGCCATGGTATATCACCTTATATATGTGCTACGGTATGTCCCCTTATATATGATCTACGGTATGTCACCCTATATATGTGCTATGGTATGTCCCCTTATATATGTGCTACGGTATGTCACCTTATATATGAGCTATGGTATGTCACCTTATATATGAGCTTCGGTATGTAACCTTATATATGCGCTACAGTATGTAACCTTATATACTGTATGAGCTATGATATGTAACCTTATATATGAGCTACGGTATGTAACCTTTTATATGTGCTACAGTATGTCACCTTATATATATGCTACGGTATGTCCCCTTATATATGAGCTACGGTATGTAACCTTATATATGAGCTATGGTATGTAACCTTATATATGAGCTGCGGTTTGTAACCTTTTATATGTGCTACAGTATGTcactttatatatgtgctacGGTATGTCCCCTTATATATGAGCTACGGTATGTCACCTTATATATGAGCTATGGTATGTCTCCTTATATATGAGCTACGGTATGTCACCTTATATATGAGCTACGGTATGTCACCTTATATATGTGCTACGGTATGTCACCTTATATATGAGCTACGGTATGTCACCTTATATATGAGCTATGGTATGTCTCCTTATATATGAGCTACGGTATGTCACCTTATATATGTGCTACGCTATGTCTCCTTATATATGAGCTACGGTATGTAACCTTTTATATGTGCTACAGTATGTCACCTTATATATATGCTACGGTATGTCCCCTTATATATGAGCTACGGTATGTAACCTTATATATGAGCTACGGTATGTAACCTTATATATGAGCTACGGTATGTAACCTTTTATATGTGCTACAGTATGTCACCTTATATATGTGCTACGGTATGTCCCCTTATATATGAGCTACGGTATGTAACCTTATATATGATCTACAGTATGTCTCCTTATATATGAGCTACGGTATGTCACCTTATATATGAACTACAGTATGTAACCTATTATATGAGCTACGGTATGTAACCTTCTATATAAGCTATAATATGTAACCTTATATATGAGCTACACTATGTCGCCTTCTACATGTTGAAGACTAGAAACcaataaaagtgttttttcCATTGATTAGAGTTGGTGACTCGAATTTACTAAAACTGAAGGTAGAGCTAGCATATCATTGGCTATCTAGTATCAGCCTCTAATTAATTATTCATCAttctaatatttattatttctaaaGTTTTAACGTTCCAAAATTAAGTTCCAAAATTAAGTTCCAAAAATTCCAAGTTTAAATCATCCAAGTATAGGCCTTCATGTACATATGCCTATTATAGACACGCCCTTCGTGTCTTAATCAGCAAGTAAATGGTTTGCAGATAAAGCTGCCACTTCACACGGATGGCATGTTTTTTCCAACAGACTCAATGAGGTTGGTTGGTTAGCATGCTTGAAACATATTATGGAGTTGACTAGCTCGTAATCGCGTGTAACAAGTTTGTGTTTGAACTCAGTTCATTGACTGCGTCTCTTGTCGTACTTCTAATGCAGCATCGTGAATATGTCTGTTATACGATGATAGCTATTTCTGTTTGAATAGCAATTGTGATAATGTCTGATTGTATACCTTTAAGCTTGTCTCCTTCATGCTTTCAGAGCCAGCTGAAATAGCCCACATACTTACAGACAAAATGTTAATTGGTTGGGGATTTGAATAAAGCCCACAGTCCAAGCATTATTGCTCGTTTAAATAATGATCAATAGCGTGTATGAGATTTTCTGTTCAACAGTAAGCGCTGTTAGGCATTGCAGTACGGCAGTGATTTGCACAAGTAAAAATATGCCGTTATTGAAACTGCCATCTCGTGGTTTGACGGTTATCACCAGTGCTGTCTTCATTTGCTTTCTATTCACCGCCATGTTTTCGAGATTGCAATCAAGGCCAAGGCTAATGAACACAGCCATGTCAGCAAGCTATGTGGAAGTCAGAGAAATTAACAAAAATGATTCAGCAGAGTTCAGAACAACAAAAATCACAACAGCGGCAGCTAAAGAAAAGGATTGCAAGCCAGATGCCATTTCACCGACTGAGGTAAAACTTATGGAgatgtaattttaaaactaCTCAACAAATTGTAGCAGGAGATTTTCTGATCCTTCACTCTTTTGCCTATTATTAGTTCTCATCTTAAAACATTTTGTCTTAAAACAAGTGTCTTACCTCGAAGTATGGCGCTTACCTCGAGGTACGACGCTTACCTCGAGGTACGACGCTTACCTCGAGGTACAGCGCTTACCTCATGGTACAACACTTACGGACGCACTAGAAGTCTGTGCTagcaaacagttttaaatataaAAGAGTGAATGCTGGGTGAACAAAGCTCTGTAAGAAGAAACCAGAAATAATTGgcaatgaaataaaattcaacACATTTTGGAACTACTAGCATATATCGCAATAAAGTATATTATATTGATGTACACTTGTACAAGcatgtattatatactatattgaTGTACATTTGTACAAGcatgtattatatactatattggTGTACACTTGTACAagcatgtattatatattatattgatgtACACTTGTACAAGcatgtattatatactatattgaTGTACACTTGTACAAGcatgtattatatactatattggTATGCACTTGTACAAGCATGTATTATATTCTATATTGATGTACACTTGTACAAGcatgtattatatactatattgaTGTACACTTGTACAAGcatgtattatatactatataggtGTACACTTGTACAAGcatgtattatatactatattgaTGTACACTTTTACAAGCATGTATTATACACTATATTGGTGTACACTTGTACAAGCATGTATTGCACTAACCAGTACTGCACTAACAAGTCATGTATCATCGTAGTGATCTCTGTTGGGGAGTGTCGTAGCTCTAGTTATACTGGCAATGAGTACTATTAGtcatatgtatataaacaatTGTTTGCTATCGTATGACCTCAAGGTTTGAATACATTATTACACCCGTGAGTTTACAGTGAAAGGCTGTATGTTTGTTTATTGTGTTTACTTTATGATTTGCCAAAGCCTCTTTATGAAGGGTATAATATAGGTAAAAGtcatactgtacatgtatactgtacatgtatatatacactgtataggtatatgtatgTTGTGCATGTATATGCatcctgtacatgtatatgtatcctGTACAGGTATATGTATCCTGTACAGGTATATGCATCCTGTACAGGTATATGCATCCTGTACAGGTATATGTAtcctgtacatatatatgtatcctGTACAGGTATAtgtatcatgtacatgtatatgcatccTGTGCATGTATATGCatcctgtacatgtatatgcatcctgtacatgtatatgtatcatGTACAGGTATATGTATACTGTACAAGTATATGTATCCTGTACAGGTATATGTATcctgtacatgcatatgtatccTGTACAGGTATATGTATCCTGTCCATATATATGTATCCTGTACAGGTATAtgtatcatgtacatgtatatgcatccTGTGCATGTATATGCatcctgtacatgtatatgcatcctgtacatgtatatgtatcatGTACAGGTATATGTATCTTGTACAGGTATATGTATCCTGTACAGGTATAtgtatcatgtacatgtatatgcatccTGTACAGGTATATGTATCCTGTACAGGTATATGTatcctgtacatgtatatgtatcctgtacatgtatatgcatccTGTACAGGTATATGTATcctgtacatgcatatgtatcctgtacatgcatatgtatcctgtacatgtatatgtatcctGTACAGGTATATGTATcctgtacatgcatatgtatcctgtacatgtatatgcatccTGTGCAGGTATATGTATcctgtacatgcatatgtatcctgtacatgcatatgtatcctgtacatgtatatgtatcctgtacatgcatatgtatcctgtacatgcatatgtatcctgtacatgtatatgtatatctgaACTGCTCaactgtaattttcaagttCTCTAAACACTTCACGCTAGAATGATTCAATATTCAGTCAAAGTAGATTTGTCTTTTAAAAAATAGCTGAGCATGCCAGTAAACAACTAAACATATAAATCTTAAGTTTTTGAGTCAAGAGTTCTTTGAGTGATGacaaaaattcaacaaaactaTGCCAGACGGGTTTGATGCTCAAGCCCTAAATGTAATGAGTCCGCTACCTTCAGGTACAGCTCATTGTCAACAGCGTCTCCTTTTCTTATTGTCAATATATGCAAAATGACCTTTGTCTATTTTTAGATGCCATCAGCAATACATAAGAAACAAGCCAATGGTAGAGATCTGCATTACCCCCTCATGCTCTATGAAGGTTTTAAAGGTTTTGCTAGTGCAAAAGAACCGAGGCAGATTCTTGGAGCTTATGAAGGGGTAGCCAACATTGTCTCTTTCATCTGGTGTGGCAAAAACCGACTGTTTGAGTTCAAACACATGCTCTCAGTCTTAAGCGCTCTCAAAGTTCAACAGCCCCTCAAGGTAAACTTATTTTATTGGCCCGGCAGCAAACCACAAGAGGACCTCTACAACAGTTGGTTGTCTGAACTGAAAGAAACTTTCTTTAACTTCAAAGTCTCAAAGATTCCGCATGACATCCAAGAACCGGTTACATGCGCTGACACCAATCACAGAGCCAACACCATATCTTCCTTGATCAAATCTATGCCTTACGGAGGAATATTTATGGATGAAAACATATTGCTCCAGCATCCCGTTGATCAGTATCGGAAAAAAGATACTGTTTTCTTTAGGTCTGATACCACTACGGCTTTGGTGATAGGAAGAAATATAACACTGAGTCAAATAATTAGACCAATGGATACAATTTCCTGTGTCAGTCATGATCAGATTGCTGGTAATCCTCGTGCAGCATGTCTTTCAATGGAGATCGAAACACTGTATCCACGTGATATCATGACAAAGAGTGGTGCATTTGAAAGGATTACCAGGAAACTGTTTTATGGCTCAGAAGAAGTAAAAGAACCACGTTTCAGTCTTTCCGATCCTATTCCAAATATTGGACATTTCTACTTGCTCggagaaaacaaaattagtttctttatttatttaagcATATATAGCATGATTTCAGTTCTTCAGGTAGACACAGTTTATTTGCATGGTGACTATGAGCCAACCGGCCATTTCTGGGAAAAGTTGctgaaaactgaaaaaataaagTTCATTTTTTGTCCACCAATGGAGACAATTTTCAGCAACACTATTTCATCAGATGACAAGTTTCATGGAAAAGACATCCTCAGTGTATACTTTCTTTACCTGTATGGAGGAGTCTTCATAGACTGGGATGCAATTTTTACTAAGCCATTAGATGATGCTGTAAGGGGTTACGAAGTTGTGCTCGGATATGATTGGTTCATACCCGAGGAATCACCAACATTTCCAGAAGTCATTAATCCTGGTGTGATAGCCGCAAAACCGTACTCAGTCTTCATATCCATGTGGTTAGAGAAATACAAGGAGTTTGGACAGAAAGGAGGCTTCTACTACACAGGCCTGTTAGTACCTTATAAACTCTACGAGCGCTACCCTGAAACTGTAAAACTCGACAAAAAATTCCAAGTGATCTGCTGGAAAAAAACATGTCATCCACCATGGATGGAAGGCTACAACCGACCAGCATTTCATTCCGAGTTTAACTGGCAAAATGTTTACTCAGTGCACTTTACTTTCCCCGATCCACATGAGTTTTACACTATTAATGATCTTCGCAACTCCTCTAGTATGATTGCACAAATGGGTCAGAAGGTTATGGGATGGACATGAAGCAGTTCAGAGAATTTTTAGGATTGTTAGAGGCCTTTAGAGAATTAAACTTATTTTGAGTGAATGCTGGACTGATACTCGGCCTTAGAGcttgataaaatatatgcaaacAAAGAGCCGTCTTGCTTTGTATAGATTTGCCTCGCAATTGTTGCTTTGTTTTCCTTTGTTTTTGGAAAGCTTTTGTCATTATGGTCAAATATAAAAACGCTTCATTTCTTAGGTTTGATCATAATCTTCTtgattattgttattttaacaGTTTCAAAAAATATACTTGACAGCTCAAAATGCCTAGTACGGCCGATAGCATCATTTAATAACCTGATGAATAAATCCTCCAAGCCAAACATGAAATCCATAATTGACTACTTAACTAGATTTACTGAGCTGGAAATTCTGTCTCATTCTTactcatagacctattaactatactagactgggcaatccaacgcatcacggctcagcattgtgtcctacttaaatagccacattctttgCGACGTGCATTcgtgctttgttcacttgcagctggtcaggcaagcgagtcataattgtttacattgaaaaaatgacagacagctttgttgctacatgtaatttgacataactactaaagtacacaagatattggtttaaaattttagatgcaaagcttatacactatgcatttcctaccctgcaaatttgtaaacataaagtggaatatttcatatgtaaggtgccagtaaaaatgtatattgatctattcaaaaaatattgcaaaattatcaatgttgccctatgctatgggctaacatgtcagatagctaggtgtacaaattgatttcaaaggcatacacactggtacatcgtacactgattgcagtctgccatgaatataaatgttgggtcttaggcaGTGTCTGAAGTGGAGAGAGATTTTATAGGGGTACTCTCTGTCATGCCAGGAGGGTAGTGTCCAGGGCCAACGGCCCTGCTTGCCGCTCACAGGGTGAGTCTGAGAGGGGCGTGGCCCCTCTCAATAGAGGGAGGTCCGGGGGTACTCTCCCGAATTTTTTCTTAGCATGAATGCCCCTAAATTATGCTGTTTTCCATAACTTAAAACCCTGAATTGTGTTCAGTAAGAAATTAAAAGTGGGCTTAGCTGCACAACCTGTGTGCTCTATGACTATGGAGACTCCAGGTTGTGATGTGAGTGAGTCAAAAAACCAGAGCTGCTCTCAAATCATggtgatttgaatatttgaatatttgaatatttgaagcAAATCATTTTGTACTGATTTGGTACAAAtgatgatttgatttgattcgatttgaaaagttttggaagtaacttgacttgatttgaagtttcgggctgatttgaagacttgatttgaaaaataattcaaatcacATCGCTATTGATAGCCTTGTCTTCTGTAACCGATCGAAACATTTTTACAACATTTGCGAAGTTAGCCCAAACTTTGGCAAGAAATGGGCACCATCGGTACCGAGGCTAAGCAaccgtgtgtgtgtgtgtgtccttctacagaaaaaagaaaaggacagcgtgtcgtgtgtgtaaaataaatcaacatgagcagctctggtaagttgtggaaaaggcatgtttgtagttgtggtgctggcattgaatactttgatgtcaattatttgattgctagtaattggttgtgactatcccactctaacctcacaatcactagtcaaaataaaaattacttgtgctgtgcctacggcatgaatgaatgaatatagtattataatatataatattctatacaatACTATTCCATGCCGCCGACACATTCAATATTCACAGCAATGacaatgttcatgaatataaatatgcattatattataattgggtgggatttaattaataaaataagttaaaattttatttgttatatcaaatttattagaataatattaaataacattttgatttaatttatcattttaaattataaacgaatagcataacaataatattctatcagtaagtataataaatgtaatatttatatatcatacatagttttaacattaccatttatctatacattattttataattaattatattatatttataataatataattaataatattttatacacaGTCATTTACTTACTAAGTGAAGTATAATACTTAAAACGGGATTTCGATTAAAAAAGGACGATGTACAGAAAGAGGAAGTCACATGCActcagcaaatacaaacatgtgtTAATGAAGATATGTTCGCTGATTTTTTGAATAGAGCACCTTTAGCTAGTACAAGTAACCTGGATTCAGTACATCAGGAGATTGAAAAGTATATGGCGAAAAGCAGATCTTCTTGTAACACTCTAAGCTATTGGCAAGGTGagacacagttactgaggcttagCGAGCTGGCGCTGAAGGTCCTTTCAGTACCAGCTTCATCAGCTCCCATAGAACGGGTTTTTAGTAAAAGTGGCTTCATCATGAGGCCACACAGGAGCTCCTTAACATTTGAAAACTTGCGCAAGCTAGTTTTTCTAAAACGCAACAAGTGTATTTAAGTAAATgtgttaatattatgtaactgttaattataggctcaatgctTAGTTTCGTCTCTTTCAAGTTCATGCCTCAGTAACTGTGTTTCACTTGTCAATATTTTCAGGTTTTATCTTAAGTTTGtatcttatattttgtaacttttaaCAAGTAtcgaaagttttttttacatttgtacattcttgcttaaaagcttcaataaaagcAAAGTCACAGCCATGACCATAAACTGTTACATAACCCTCCACTCATTCATTGTATCAAGTATCATTGTATTCATGTATCAAGCCAATGGTATGATGTGCTCTGCAATGATGTTTTAACATACCTCGTATAACAAAGAACAAAACCGTATCTAGTGATGAATTTAGCATACACAATACATATAGTGGTACAGAGATACAACTATACTATTCCTATCCATAGAACCAAAAATGGGCAGGGGGGGCAAACTCCTTACCCTTTCTCTCTGGGTCAGGTCCTATGAATAGGAGTACAGGCTACGCCGCTACAGCTATACTGTAGATTGATCATATTATGCAACAATTGAGCGAACAATTTGaaagagtatttcaaatcattctcaaatgattCGAGATTTGAATTCATTATTGGGCTGATTCGACTTGATTTGATTTCTTTCGAATCTGCTGACAAGGGCCggggatttgatttgatttgagtcataaaaaagtcatttgaaAGCAGCTCTGCAAAAAACCCTATGGAAAGTCCACACAGACCCCAGACAGTTCCATCTCCAAGCcaccatgaatattattatataataagctcagtcactcactatttttttaaatacagactCTAAATTCATGACAGTCACTAATTCTTACTCACCTTTAAAGAAGTTATCTATTGGCCTATGCTGTTTCACTATGAATTGATAGAAAACTGATCGGTTCTCAGGGTTTTAATAAAACCATCTAGTTGATCGGCTATAATAGCAAAAACTGACTGAAGAAATTAAAGATCAGTAGCGTAATTCTCTCATCCCAAACACGCGCACTGTTTTCAGTGTAACGAACTCGAGCTAATATAAGTTCAGGAAGAAAAGGACAAAAGGTgtgaatatttcacttcattccagttttaccgcatttaataagatactagctgtgccacccggcgtggcccgtgtaatagaagagtatttggacaaaaaattgatttgtatttaacatattacaacatttgccattttaactttcaaactacatatcatgagaaaagttttttgtcttataagcaatgagaagtagtgagagttttgctattggGCGgcgagcgaacagcttctcgtgacgttatgctatgaccagCCCGCggcatacgtaaagcagtt
Above is a window of Watersipora subatra chromosome 3, tzWatSuba1.1, whole genome shotgun sequence DNA encoding:
- the LOC137391001 gene encoding uncharacterized protein, which produces MPLLKLPSRGLTVITSAVFICFLFTAMFSRLQSRPRLMNTAMSASYVEVREINKNDSAEFRTTKITTAAAKEKDCKPDAISPTEMPSAIHKKQANGRDLHYPLMLYEGFKGFASAKEPRQILGAYEGVANIVSFIWCGKNRLFEFKHMLSVLSALKVQQPLKVNLFYWPGSKPQEDLYNSWLSELKETFFNFKVSKIPHDIQEPVTCADTNHRANTISSLIKSMPYGGIFMDENILLQHPVDQYRKKDTVFFRSDTTTALVIGRNITLSQIIRPMDTISCVSHDQIAGNPRAACLSMEIETLYPRDIMTKSGAFERITRKLFYGSEEVKEPRFSLSDPIPNIGHFYLLGENKISFFIYLSIYSMISVLQVDTVYLHGDYEPTGHFWEKLLKTEKIKFIFCPPMETIFSNTISSDDKFHGKDILSVYFLYLYGGVFIDWDAIFTKPLDDAVRGYEVVLGYDWFIPEESPTFPEVINPGVIAAKPYSVFISMWLEKYKEFGQKGGFYYTGLLVPYKLYERYPETVKLDKKFQVICWKKTCHPPWMEGYNRPAFHSEFNWQNVYSVHFTFPDPHEFYTINDLRNSSSMIAQMGQKVMGWT